acttaaaaaacaattgaaaataattacagataaaaattattttaaaatttgtttggaaaaacttttttgaagaatattttaaatttttgaaagggtttttcttccaaaaaaactatttaagaattatttttcaaaacctttttcagAAACTCTCTgggaaaacattaaaaaaaaaaattaattaatttattcttgcTTTAAAAGTGGTCATGAAATTGACAGAAGGAAGAATGAGGTTCCCTTCCCTTTTTTGATACTTTCATTCCATTAGCACCATATTTATTCTCTGGAATGCTTTATTTAGCACTAGGCATACGTCAGTTTACTGTGGAAAAAAAATGCTGCCCCTTTCCTTTTTCCCTCTTCACTAAATAGAAAATGTTGATTGAAGaagatagaaaattttcaagtacaTATTTCCAGTTTTCTTTTCACTTCTCTTGTTGGGCCATTATTCCTAGCTGTGATTTCTGCAGCATCATCCACTGTTGTTATCTTCAGTAATCCTGGACCCAGCAGCTGCAGCATTCTTCAAGCATATCTGTCTCATGAAGGGCTCCACCCTCGCCTTTCCTGACTGCAACTGCTTCAAAAGTAGTTGAAAATTTGACATGTTTTTCTCAAGATTCTTCCCACTGAAAACAAGAAAGCAAAAAGCTGGGTAAAATTTTCTTTCACCAACAAAAATACAGTTCTGCTACAACAAATAAAAGATGGGTTCCGCAGACTCAATCCACAAATGGTGGCCCAATTAGGCAATTTGAGAATGGCATAGAATTAGAGCCTCAAACAATGACATATATTCGAGTTATACCTGAAAACTGGACTCCAATTCAGCAGATAAGAAAGCTGCTTCAAGCCATCAACCATTATGTTTGCATAAAATGGACTCCCATTCAGCAGATAAGGAAGCTGCTTAAAGCCATCAACCATTCTGTTTGCATGCCAAAGAAGATTCCCATCTTCGCAGTGGACCCTGTTTGGTTCCCTAGCCATGTTTTCATCTTCACTGTCACAAGGGATCATCTGAAAGTATTGGGTCATGACAGCAACTATGAGGTTGATACTTTTCTCCACCAAGACCTGAAAATATCAAGAAGATAGAACATGTGAAAGATTCTAATTAATCTGGTTGCAAGCTTTCAGAATGCTAAAAGAGGCCATTCGGTATTTTACCTGCACCCTTGggttatttaaattgaatttttccaTGCCCGAATCCTTTGCATTCTCTAATGGCTTCAGAGCATTAAATATTTCACAGAAGTGTTCATAATTCTCCTGCAGATCATTTCCTTCAGCTTCATTCCTCACCTTCATGTTCAGGTCTGCAGTGGATGAGTTTGAAGAATCAGGCTCAGACCCTTTCCCACAATCACTATAGATCAATGATTGCTGTCCACGGCTTGAAACATTTTTCGTAAACAATACACGTAGTATGCCCTCTTTGTTTTGGTTGACCACATCATCCACAAGAATTGCATCAGGAGAGAAGTGAAAATGATTATTTCCCCAACTCACTATCACAAGCACACTCTCAATCTGCTTTAGAGCTTCAGCAAGTACTTCAACAAAACTGCGTTTCTGTCTACCAAGAAAGGCATCGTAGAATGGCTTTGGTAGATGTGAAATAATGCAGTTCCTATCGAGCAAATCAAAGAGTAAATCAAAATGCTTTCCAGAGTTCACACAAATTAAACACATTATCACAACTAGTCTTAACACCAGCACTGGATAGTCCATTGAATTTGTATTAGATTTTTCAAGCCATTCCACTGTTCCCTCCACATCGCAAAGTAGCTCATGAACTATGGAGGCCATGAAACAGTAAGTGTCACCCAATATCTCAGTCttctcagatgcacccacatcaGTCAGTGAACTGGCACTCAGGGTGGTCTTCCCCTGCGGGAAAATAAGCCATTCAACCACCAAAGCTTTAGTTGTGAAGACGTATCCCTGGCAATAAGACACTAAAAACAAAAGGTGTTCCACAAGATACAAGAAGCAAACTGGTGACATaaaatcaatttctttcctCCGCTTGGCATGGTAAGTATCATCCAGAGCTCCATGGAGCTTCAAAATCAGTGAAAGTTCTTGCTGAGCAGCAGCAGAACTGTTTGAAGACAGTTCTGATCTCTTAATTACACATAGTCTCTTAATGAACTCTTTCCATGGGGAATCCTTATTAAAGCTTTCCGCAGATTTGTCAGTTAGCTTACTTAACCCAAGCATAATTATCACTGCCCTCCCAATTTGACCATATGTAAGGTTTCCCTTCAAGCTCATGGTTTTAAGAATAACTTCTCTAAGTAAATTCCAAGCAAGCTTATTTTCTCTGAGAGAAACCATATCCTCAGTAGATGATTTTCGCCAGTCAAGAGGATATATGTAGCCAAAGAAGCGCTCACTTGATTTTTCAAGAAACATTTGGAGTGTCTTGGCATGAGGATGCCAGCTGTGCAGTGACCCTGTCTTCATAAGAAAATTGGTCGCAtctaatatataaataagaggAATGCTTTGGCAAAACACAGGAAAGGAATTCCTGGTACAGAACTGATATAAGGCTTCAAGATTTTCCAAAATCTTTACGCCCACAGAAAGTAATTCTGAACACCAATAACTCCTGGCAGCAGAGGCAAACTGACTAGCATCAATGAAGAccaattttccatttctttgcaAAAATCTGTCATCGGTTTTCCTAACCCAATCTGCCTCAGGGTTGAGCACAAGGTAAAGAGGAGTTCGCTTATTGGGCTGCTTCAGCACACCCAGGTAATTCAAACAGAACTCTTTATAATCCACATATTTCTTAATAGCTCCACCGAGATATTCTAATATATTCACAATCTCATCCTTCCAGAAGTTCCAAAACTTCCAAAAGTGAACCAAAGTTTCAATGGAGAACTGGTTACTGGATATTCTTTCTTCTGAATGTGTTGTCAGATAGGTATATAAATCAGATTTCCCCCTATCCTCCAAGGTACTTATTAAATGAAGGTGAGCATCAATGATTTTTCGAGCAGATAAGATTTCACCTCTAACACTTCCATTATTCTGGGAAGATCTAAAATACTCATTCAGCTCAAACAAGGTACTCCGTTTATGTGATAAGATGTCAACCTCTGTACAGATAAATCCATAAAATTGCTTTGAAACCCTCTCAGCATTTACTTTGGCTTTGTTTACAAGCTCCTTCTTTCGTATAAAATGCTTCAAAGGCCATCCTTTGCTTCCAGGTTGCCAGAGAGAATTGACTAACACATACTGCAGAATAGCCTTTGACGAATCTTCCAAACATCCAGCCTCCACCAGCATTTCAACCTCTAATGATATATCTCCAATGCACTTTGCAATATTTGCAGCCTCAAcaaagttttccttttctttttcaatcaaaagaaGCTCATCGAGACAACGTAAGTCCCTCAAGAAAGTGCGAATCAACTCAAAGGAATGGAAAGCTCTAACATACTTCATCATGCCTGTGAGATCTTTAAGCTCATGATGGTGACGTGCACATCCTTCTAACAAATTCTGTTCAATTCTGTGTATTTCACGACTTTCCTTAATAGCACCTTTACTGTTTTGTTTCCACTGCTGTATGAACTGCAAACCCATGTAGAAGAGTCTTCCTTTAATGCATAAAGCCAAACACTCTGATAAAAAGTTTCCTTTAGCATAGGCCTCAGCTGCACTCTTAGGATCCCCACATTTTTCCATATAAATTCTACCTGCTCAAGAATTATGTTACAATATAGAAAGTCAATTCTCCCCAACCCCcaaaaaaaaggataagaactaaaaattcaattaaatttgaattccAGATGATAGTACAATTGAGCAATAATCCAAGATGATTGCTAGCATGGCCAGTGGAAAATCATGCGAGCAGAAATCAGAGTGGGATAGTAAATACAACttcaaattcaaagtttttcATGATCATAAACTGGAATATTAGTTTAAGATAGCCTTGAAGTAAGTTTACAGCAAGATGattatgaaaaaagaagaaacaacacATTAACTCGGAGACAAGGCTCCACGTTAAATCACCATTAACTCCATCTGTGCAATGCTAACATACTAAAACATTAACCTATGAGACAACCAATCAGGCAGGCCATGTGCCTCTTTATTATCAACAATAGGTAATATTTTGTTCTTCAGGGTCGCAAAGCTGCTTGCGCTTGGTAAGATTGATTTTCTAGTGTCGTCTATCTTTAGGACTAAAACTTAGGAGTCTTCACTACCAACCCCATGGCTTGGTTTAGAAATTTAGGGATATTGCTAACTTTCATAGACTGAAGGTGATGGAACAGATCAAATAGGAGACGCCTGCAAGGCTATGGAGTTGATATGGGAATGCCAAGTgagaatgttttttcaaattccCAAACACCATGTCTACATATGGGCACTCCAGATATAAAGTGATAAAAATGACAGGGTATGTATCTGGGAGAGGTTTGTATTAGGAGGGCTGTAATTATATGGCCAAAATGCTGGATTATTAATGCACTTCTCAAGAATATTTCTGATATTTTGATGTATAGAACCTTGACTAATACATCACGAATGTTAAAAGGGATTTTTCAATGCTACTGAACTCTGTTGAGTAGAGAAAGTGCTATCCTTCaagtcaaataaaaaaaagggagggGGGGAGGGAAACATGCAATATATTAAGACTATATTTGGTCCCggaaaattgagggaaaatataAGAGAAGGAAAACAGAGGGGAAAAGTAGgagagaaaaagtgaagaaaaacaaataaatcatgtttgcatgctacttcaaacttattttaactcttcaatataaagattaactaattttaaaacataattttctaataaatttgaactatatttgattttttttggtattttccaTAGTTCAAacttgagaaaataattttcctttgcattttttttctttcctgaatactttctggagtccaagcataactaaaacaaaaaggaaCAAAGACTTCAAACCCAATAGAATACAAGTGTAGGTTCAAGACTAAAAGGCAAAGAACACCGCTTTGATCTTCAATTTTGTGGTAAGTCATCGGTATTAGACTTTTTATTGGCCAGAAACCATGCCAAAGCCTAGACCTTAGACACAGCTTTAGATTTCCCAATGAGACTGACCTTTCCAATGGTGATTAGAGGACTACTCAAAATACATGGTGACAAAGAACTATTTGAGGAAACGAGTACTGAAGGCATCAAAGTCGGACACCTCTAATCCAGAAAAGCAGTAGAGCAATATACATTGTGCAAAGAAAACATGAAGGAAAACTACATGAATAAAGTCATCATGAGGGGAGGCCACTAAGAAAGCTACACTAGGCCTTCATACTAGGACTTAATGAAGAGATCCAAGCTTCTTGAAAGCACTGCTAATTGTTCATCAAGTTGATCTACCCACCTCGGCTAAAGTCAGGTTTCTCCTCTCCAACATGTGAGCTCAATAAATTGGAgagataaacaaaaaattagatttgaacTTATGACTCCTGAAAATGAAGCTGACTTAGGCTAACGACTGAACAATAGTTACCTTAAAGTCATCCTTCTGCATCGGACATGATGATTTTAGCAAAATAAGTCCACAAATTGAGTCTAGAATTCTGAAGTTAGAGCTAAACTAGTCTGCCCATAAAGGGCTGTTGACAAtcgaattattttaaaattttgttaggAGTGTTAAACCTTTGGCAACCTTTTTGGCCATTTTATTAGAATTGTACAACCTTTGGCTGCACAAGTTCAAGTGTGTGTGAGGGACTTCGTGATATTAACACTCAAAACCGCTTAAGTGGCCACCTTGTTTTAGAAGAGATGTATCATCCTTCATTTCCCAAGCATTAGCAGTTGCTATCATCTTGGGTTGCAGTATTGCACTATTAGATGAATCTGGTAGACATACCATAGAAGATAATGAAAAAAGTTTATCAAGACTCATTTAAAAGCAGAATCAAAGTAATAAACAGAAAAGCGAGTATAGACATGCAAGCCAAGTAATGATGTCAACAGCTGTGTGATGAAGCAATTGAAAAAGGGACAACTGTTTATGTAAACATCATGCAATCCTTCAACATTCAGACTAGTAAAAAGCTGTGAACTGACCATTAATTTCAAAGTAAATTAAAGAATTTACAGTTTCAACTTAATCCTGCAGGATATGCCCGAATTTTCAGATAAGAATTCCTGATATAAACtggttaaaaatgaaaaaaaacaaatacctgCTCTTTCATAGTTCTTCATTTCAAAAAAACACTTGGCAGCATATTCAGCCTTGCCAATGCCTTCAAACAAATCAGCAGCCTCATTAAGATAATTTTTGGCTATTTGAGGACTTGAACTGGATATACTATTAGCCAACGCTTGAAGATTAGCAGCCCTAACAAACTTTTCATTGTATGTGTCCCCTGCTTTTTCAAAGCACATTCTTGCCATTTCATAGTTATGTTCATAGAAGAGCTGCGTGTAAAAAACAATAATGTCTCAGAAAAAGATATTCATAAAGGAATGCTTCATGATCAACTCAAATTCAACAACAATAGCAGCAGAACTTGAAATAGCAGTATCAATAACAGCAGGGAGATGATAAATGGAAACTGGTTTTAGTTTTGCAGTAAATTCTTTTAGATTTCTCAGTTTACTAGCTTCAGGTGGTGCTCAAGAAAAAGAAGCACAAATAATGTTGGCAATAAcaataagaacaaaaatattaaaaatcaaaccTTGAAACCCTGTGACCTCCACTCATCTGGTCTGCTTGCAACTTGCATTCCCTGAGCAACTAAATCATGCAGACATCTGAACTCAATGAGGGACAACTTTTCCCAGTATTCCAACATTGGTTTGGAAACTTCATCTATATTATCACAGATCCATAACCTTTGCCGTGTACGAGTTATTGCCACATATAGTTGCTTCAGCTCAGAGCACAAGACATTGTGTTTTGCCTCATCAAAACTTGGAAAAGATATAAGGGATTTAGAATCAACCAAATTAATCTTTTTCACAAACTGATATAAGACTCTCCAATGGTGTTTGAAAGGGCATGACCCAAAGAAGTTACACAACAAGACATCCTTCAAAAGGAAAACAATAAGAAGTCAAAGAACTAGTCATAGgagtaaaaatataaagtatATTAACATGTCATTCGAATGAATGTGAGGATGCCAGTTACTTCATGAAAGGTATGCTTCATGCAAAACAAACGCATATCCTTTAATTGTTGGAAAACATTATACGAAAAGCACAGTATGAAGTGTTACAATATAGTAGGGTCATGCAGGATTTAGAACAGCAACGGGAAATCATAGCAAAGCCTAAGCTGATGAAAGGATAGAAGTTGTTGGTATCATTGATCCATCAAAAACAATCTTAACCCTTTTTTCTCAaaagaaatcataaaaatacataaacaaacaaatttatggattataaataaaatatcatttaccCGAAACTCTAGGCCCTTGCACTCCAATATTGTCAGAACAAGAGCTTTATTTCCAACATATTTAGAAATTTCCTCCTTAGCAGAATCATTCCGCACTAATATAACCTGCTCCGCTCCAAAACCAACATTCCCTTTGGCATTTTCGCTATCTCCAAAAATAGTTGATAATGCATCTTTGAAATTCCcacattcaataaaaaatggAGCTTCCCCATTTATAAGGCTTGTCTTAGGGTTCAATTCATCAATAGTTAAAGGGAAGAAATGGTAAAGAAGGTCAATTATACTTTGTGCTAAGTTAGTGTGAAtacagaaaaaggtagaatccgggccagtaccgagatcaggtagaatccgtgcgagtaccgaaaaacttacccggcgagtcccgaaaaaggttaccatcagtgtgaatacagaaaaatggtagaatccgggccaataCCGGGTCAGgtagaatctatgcgagtacccaaaaattgacCGGGCGAATCCCGGAAAAGGTTACGATCAGTGTgaatacggaaaaatggtagaatctgggccagtaccgggatcaggcagaatccgtgcaagtatcgaaagaCTGACCgggcgagtcccgaaaaaggttaccatcagtgtgaatacagAAAAAAGGTACAAtctgggccagtaccgggatcaggtagaatccgtgtgagtaccgaaaaacttacccgacgagtcccgaaaaaggttaccatcagtgtgaatacggaaaaatggtagaatccgggccagtaccgggatccggtagaatccgtgcgagtaccgaaaaacttaccgggcgagtcccggaaaaggtTACGATCAGTGTgaatacggaaaaatggtagaatccgggccagtaccgggatcaggtagaatccgtgcgagtaccgaaaaactgacccgacgagtcccgaaaaaggttaccttcggtgtgaataccgaaaaattgtagaatccgggcgagtaccggttcAGGTGGAATatgagcgagtaccgaaaaattgaccggaTGAGTCCCGAAAAATGTTACCATCAGTGGGAATAcagaaaaaaggtagaatccgggccagtactgggatcaggtagaatccgtgcgagtaccaaaaaactgaacCGGTCagtcccgaaaaaggttaccatcagtgtgaataccgaaaaatggtagaatccgggcatgtATCGGTTTaggtagaatatgtgcgagtaccgaaaaattgaccgtgcgagtaccgaaaaagtttACCATCAGTCTGAAAAcagaaaaaaggtagaatccgggccagtaccgggatcaggtagaatccgtgcgagtactgaaaaactaaccaggcgagtcccggaaaaggttaccatcagtgtgaatacggaaaaatggtagaatccgggccagtaccgggatcaggtagaatccgtgcgagtaccgaaaaactgaccgggcgagtcccgaaaaaagATACGATGAGTGTGAATACgtaaaagtggtagaatccgggcaaatACCGGGAtcagatagaatccgtgcgaatactgaaaaactgactggccgagtcccgaaaaaggttaccatcagtgtgaatacagaaaaaaggtagaatccgggccagtaccgggatcaggttgaattcgtgcgagtactgaaaaacttacccggcgagtcccgaaaaaggttaccatcagtgtgaatacggaaaaatggtagaatccgggccagtaccgggatccggtagaatccgtgtgagtaccgaaaaactgaccgggcgagtcccggaaaaggtTACGATCAgtgcgagtacgaaaaaattgtagaatccgggccaggaCCGGGattaggtagaatccgtgcgagtaccgaaaaattgaccaggcgagtcccggaaaaggaTACAATGAGTGTGAATAcgtaaaaatggtagaatcccggtcagaacctggatcaggtagaatccgtgcgagtaccgaaaaactgacccgacgagtcccgaaaaaggttacGATCAGTCTgaatacggaaaaatggtagaatccgggccggTACCGGGTTGAGGTAGAATatgagcgagtaccgaaaaactgaccgggcgagtcccgaaaaacgtTACTATAAGTGTGAATAcagaaaaaaggtagaatccgggccagtactgggataaggtagaatccgtgcgagtaccgaaaaactgacccggtgagtcccgaaaaaggttaccatcaatgtgaataccgaaaaatggtagaatcccggcaAGTATCGGTTCaggtagaatatgtgcgagtaccgaaaaattgaccgggCGAGTCCCAAAAAAGTTTACCATCAGTCTGAAaacagaaaaaggtagaatccgggccagtaccgggatcaggttgaatccgtgcgagtatcgaaaaactgaccgggcgAGTCAGGAAAATGTTACGATCAGTGTgaatacggaaaaatgatagaatccgggccaataccgggattaggtagaatccgtgcgagtaccgaaaaactgacccggcgagtctcGAAAAAGGTTACGATCAGTGTgaatacggaaaaatggtagattccgggccagtaccgagattaggtagaatccgtgcgagtaccgaaaaattgaccgggCGAGTCCCAGAAAAGGTTACGATCAGTGTGAATacgaaaaaattgtagaatccgggccagtaccgggattaggtagaatccgtgcgagtaccaaaaaattgaccgggcgagtcccggaaaaggaTACAATGAGTGTGAATACGTAAAAATGGTAGACtctgggccagtaccgggatcaggtagaatccgtgcgaataccgaaaaactgacccgacgagtcccggaaaagcttaccattaGTGGGAAtaccgaaaagtggtagaatccgggtcagaacctggatcaggtagaatccgtgcgagtaccgaaaaactgactcgacgagtcccgaaaaaggttacGATCAGTCTAaatacgaaaaaatggtagaatccgggccggTACCAGGTTCAGGTAGAATatgagcgagtaccgaaaaactgatcgggcgagtcccgaaaaacgtTACCATCAGTGTAAATAcagaaaaaaggtagaatccttgccaGTActgggatcaggtagaatccgtgcgagtaccgaaaaactaacccggcgagtcccgaaaaaggttacGATCAGTGTGAAAAcggcaaaatggtagaatccgggccagtaccgggatcaggtagaagctgtgcgagtaccaaaaaactgaccGGGCTagtcccgaaaaaggttacGATCAGTGTgaatacggaaaaatggtagaatccgggcgagtaccggggtaaggtagaatccgtgtgactaccgaaaaatttacccgacgagtcccgaaaaaggttaccttcagtgtgaataccgaaaaatggaagaatccgggcaagtaccggttcaggtagaatttgtgcgagtattgaaaaactgacCGGGCGGGTCCCGAAAAACGTTAGCATCAGTGTgaatacggaaaaatggtagaatccgggctggtaccgggatcaggtagaatccgtgcgagtaccgaacaaccGACCCGGCGAGTCTCGAAAAAGGTTACGATCAGTGTgaatacggaaaaatggtagaatctgggccagtaccgggatcaggtagaatccgttcaaGCACCGAAAAACTGGCCGGGTGAGTCCCGGAAAAGGTTACGATcagtctgagtaccgaaaaatggtagaatccgggccagtaccgggatcaggtagaatctgtgccagtaccgaaaaactgaccaggcgagtcccggaaaaggtTACGATCAGtctgaataccgaaaaatggtagaatccgggccagtaccgggatcaggtagaatccgttcgagtaccgaaaaactgacccggcgagtcccggaaaaggtTGCGATAAGTCTgaatacggaaaaatggtagaatctgggccagtaccgggatcaggtagaatccgtgcgagtaccgaaaaactgaccgggtGAGTCCCGGAAAAGGTTACGATCAGTCTGaataccgaataatggtagaatccgggccagtacctggatcaggtagaatccgtgcgagtaccgaaaaattgaccagGTGAGTCCCGAAAAAGGATACGATGAGTGTGAATAcgtaaaaatggtagaatctgggccagtaccgggatcaggtagaatccgtgcaagtaccgaaaaactggcCGGGCGTGTCCCGGAAAAGGTTACGATCAGTTTGaataccgagaaatggtagaatccggggcaGTAGAGGGatttggtagaatccgtgcgagtactgaaaaactgacCGGGCGAGTCCCGTAAAAGGTTACGATTAGTGTGAATacgaaaaaattgtagaatccgggccggTACCAAGAtcaggtaaaatccgtgcgagtactgaaaaactgaccgggcgagtcccggaaaaggtTACGATCAGTCTGAAtaaggaaaaatggtagaatccgggccagtaccgggatcaggtagaatccgtgcgagtaccgaaaaattgaccaggcgagtcccgaaaaaggaTACAATGAGTGTGATTAcgtaaaaatggtagaatctgggccagtaccgggatcaggtagaatccgtgcgagtaccgaaaaactgacccgacgAGTCTTGAAAAAGCTTACCATTAGTGGGAATATCGAAAAGTGGTAGGATCCCGGTCagaaccgggatcaggtagaatccgtgcgagtaccaaaaaactgacctggagagtcccggaaaagcttaccatcagtgtgaataccgaaaaatggtagaatcctggccagtaccgggatcaggtagaattcgtgcgagtaccgaaaaactgacccgacgagtcccgaaaaaggttaAGATCAGTCTGAATacgaaaaaatagtagaattcgggccggtacctggatcaggtagaatccgtgcgagtaccgaataactgaccgggcgagtcccgaaaaaggtcACGATCAGtctgaataccgaaaaatggtagaatccgggccagtaccgggatcaggtagaatccgttcgagtactgAAAAAGTTACCAGGCGAGTCCTGGAAAAGGTTACGATCAGTGCGAATACGAAAAAgttatagaatccgggccagtaccgggatcaggtagaatccgtgcgagtaccgaaagactgacccgacgagtcccggaaaagcttacaatcagtgtgaataccgaaaaatggtagaattcgggccagtaccgggatcaggtagaatccttgcgagtaccgaaaaactgaccgggcgagtcccggaaaaggtTACGATCAGTCTgaatacggaaaaatggtagaatccgggccagtaccgggatcaggtagaatccgtgcgagtaccgaaaaactgacccgttACGATCAGTTTGAATACGAAAAAgttatagaatccgggccagtaccgggatcaggtagaatccgggccagtaccgggatcaggtagaatccgttcgagtaccgaaaaagttacCAGGCGAGTCCTGGAAAAGGTTACGATCAGTGCTAATATGAAAAAgttatagaatccgggccagtaccgagatcaggtagaatccgtgcgagtacccaaagactgacccgacgagtcccggaaaagcttacaatcagtgtgaataccgaaaaatggtagaattcgggccagtaccgggatcaggtagattccttgcgagtaccgaaaaactgatcgggcgagtcccggaaaaggtTACGATCAGTCTgaatacggaaaaatggtagaatccgggccagtacccggatcaggtaaaatccgtgcgagtgccgaaaaattgaccgggcgagtcccggaaaaggtTACGATCAGTCTGAAtccggaaaaatggtagaatccggcccaGTACCGGGAtctggtaaaatccgtgcgagtaccaaaaaactgaccgggcgagtcccggaaaaggtTACGATCAGTCTGAAtaaggaaaaatggtagaatccgggccagtaccgggatcaggtagaatccgtgcgagtactgaaaaattgaCCAGGCCTGTCCCGAAAAAGGATACAATGAGTGTGATTAcgtaaaaatggtagaatctgggccagtaccgggatcaggtagaatctgtgcgagtaccgaaaaacggacCCGACGAGTTCCGAAAAAGCTTGCCATTAGTGGGAATACCgaaaaagtggtagaatccctgtcagaaccgggatcaggtagaatctgttcgagtaccgaataactgaccaggcgagtcccgaaaaaggttacGATCAGTCTgaatacggaaaaatggtagaatccgggccagtaccgggat
Above is a window of Vitis vinifera cultivar Pinot Noir 40024 chromosome 11, ASM3070453v1 DNA encoding:
- the LOC104880753 gene encoding uncharacterized protein LOC104880753, coding for MLEYWEKLSLIEFRCLHDLVAQGMQVASRPDEWRSQGFKLFYEHNYEMARMCFEKAGDTYNEKFVRAANLQALANSISSSSPQIAKNYLNEAADLFEGIGKAEYAAKCFFEMKNYERAGRIYMEKCGDPKSAAEAYAKGNFLSECLALCIKGRLFYMGLQFIQQWKQNSKGAIKESREIHRIEQNLLEGCARHHHELKDLTGMMKYVRAFHSFELIRTFLRDLRCLDELLLIEKEKENFVEAANIAKCIGDISLEVEMLVEAGCLEDSSKAILQYVLVNSLWQPGSKGWPLKHFIRKKELVNKAKVNAERVSKQFYGFICTEVDILSHKRSTLFELNEYFRSSQNNGSVRGEILSARKIIDAHLHLISTLEDRGKSDLYTYLTTHSEERISSNQFSIETLVHFWKFWNFWKDEIVNILEYLGGAIKKYVDYKEFCLNYLGVLKQPNKRTPLYLVLNPEADWVRKTDDRFLQRNGKLVFIDASQFASAARSYWCSELLSVGVKILENLEALYQFCTRNSFPVFCQSIPLIYILDATNFLMKTGSLHSWHPHAKTLQMFLEKSSERFFGYIYPLDWRKSSTEDMVSLRENKLAWNLLREVILKTMSLKGNLTYGQIGRAVIIMLGLSKLTDKSAESFNKDSPWKEFIKRLCVIKRSELSSNSSAAAQQELSLILKLHGALDDTYHAKRRKEIDFMSPVCFLYLVEHLLFLVSYCQGYVFTTKALVVEWLIFPQGKTTLSASSLTDVGASEKTEILGDTYCFMASIVHELLCDVEGTVEWLEKSNTNSMDYPVLVLRLVVIMCLICVNSGKHFDLLFDLLDRNCIISHLPKPFYDAFLGRQKRSFVEVLAEALKQIESVLVIVSWGNNHFHFSPDAILVDDVVNQNKEGILRVLFTKNVSSRGQQSLIYSDCGKGSEPDSSNSSTADLNMKVRNEAEGNDLQENYEHFCEIFNALKPLENAKDSGMEKFNLNNPRVQVLVEKSINLIVAVMTQYFQMIPCDSEDENMAREPNRVHCEDGNLLWHANRMVDGFKQLPYLLNGSPFYANIMVDGLKQLSYLLNWSPVFSGKNLEKNMSNFQLLLKQLQSGKARVEPFMRQICLKNAAAAGSRITEDNNSG